Sequence from the Saccharopolyspora pogona genome:
ATGCCCGGACCGGCGCGCAGCTGCTCTACCGCACGCCGTGGGCGGATTCGGCCCAGCCCGGGCCGTGGGCGCCGGAGTCCCGCCAGTCCTGGCAGGCGTTGTACCAGGGTGGCTGGCAGCTGCTGTGCCCGAACGCCGGCGATGCGTCGGACGTCGCGGGCGGCACCTGGGGTTTTCACGGCGAAGCCTGCCTGCTGCGCTGGAAGGTCGACGAGTCCACTTCGGACTCTGCGACCCTTTCGGTGCGGTTGAGCCAGGCTCCGCTGCGGATTCGGCGGCAGGTGGTGCTGGACGGATCGGTGCTGAAGGTGGAGGACACGTTCCACAACGAGAGTCCCGACCCGGTTTCGGTGGCGATCGTGCACCACCCGGCCTTCGGCGCACCCTTGGTGACGCCGGGGGCGCGGATCGCATCGGGTGCGCAGAAGCTCACGGTGGACCCGACGTCCGGTCCCGTAGTGGAAGCCGGTGCGACGCTCGCGTGGCCGGTCTCGGAGCTGTCGACGCTGCCGCCCGGCGGTCCCGGTCAGGCCACGCTCGCGTACTTCGGTGATTTCACCGAACACTGGGTGTCGATCACGAGCGC
This genomic interval carries:
- a CDS encoding DUF4432 family protein → MTTELELRNDHLAVQLTPDRGADITALTDARTGAQLLYRTPWADSAQPGPWAPESRQSWQALYQGGWQLLCPNAGDASDVAGGTWGFHGEACLLRWKVDESTSDSATLSVRLSQAPLRIRRQVVLDGSVLKVEDTFHNESPDPVSVAIVHHPAFGAPLVTPGARIASGAQKLTVDPTSGPVVEAGATLAWPVSELSTLPPGGPGQATLAYFGDFTEHWVSITSADGDLGVAMAWNGDVLPNAWLWFEGNATPGLPWYRTEYVFAAEPASTIPAGGVEQARANGGNLVEIAPRGSVSTAVCLAVHHDSRPVTGMDLTGRITFERDDR